TGCTCTTGAGGTATTCTTCCTCTTCAAAGGGGTTTCCAATCTTCGTGTATAAGAGGTCTTTGATAGCTTTCCACCAGGCAGGCACTTCTTTGAGAGTTCTCACCCAGTTCGAGACACCAAAAAAATCCGTACCCACCTTGAACTCCTTCGGCCTGAAAGCAAGTGCCGCTAGAACCATGAATCCGCCGTAACTTCCACCATTTATTCCTATTCTTTCTTCGTCGATGAAATCAAGGGTGGCCAAATACTTAGCGGCGGCCACGCAATCATCCAGATCTGCTTCTCCGTGCTTGTGATCCGCGGCTTTGAAGAAGCTCTTTCCGTAGCCGGAGCTTCCTCTGTTATTGACTGCATAAATAGCATATCCATGATTTGCAATGAACTGGATCTCAGGACTGTATCTTGGCAGAGACTGACCTCCCGGTCCTCCGTGAACCCATACAATCGCAGGTGCTTTTTCGTTTGGCGGAACATTTCTAGGTGGATAGAAAATCCCAGGCACTTGGAGACCGTCGTATGAAATGAAGCGGAGTACCTTTGCTTCAGAGAGGTCATTACTGTTTACTTCTTCGCTCATGGAATCAGTGAGCTGCTCTGTCTCCTTCGTCTCGAGATCGATCGCAAAGATATTAGGAGATGATGTCGCCGAGTCACAAAGATAGTACAAGAAGCGGCTATCCTTGCTGAAGCATTGATCGTAAACGACACCACCCGTCTCCACGGGAGACATCTTAGGGGAATTGTCTTTTGTGTCGATTATATGGAGTTCGGAAAAACCGTCTCTATTGACGATAAGCACAGCGGTTTCCCCGTCTTCCGATATCCTCCCGGGGAATATGTCCCAATTGAAGGCAAGGATCTCTTCACGTTCTTTGCTTTCTATATCCGTTACCCACAGTGTCATGAATTCCCCTTCAATGTCCGATATACAGTAAAGCTTCATCGAGTCTTTTGAGAAGAAGAGAGGTATGAAATTTGCTTCTCCTTCATGGGGGGACAGAAGTGTTGTTTCCCCGCTTAGCAAGTCATGGAGATAGACATTAGAATTGTTTGCAGTCTCGGGCTTATGAAGGGCGAGAAACCTTTCATCATGCGAAATTGGACCCAGTTCATACAAGTCTTTGTTTTCGAAGACCAGCTCACCTGCTAGATCGGCCTTATCAAACCGATAAAGATCGAATCTACTTCTATCAATCTTGTTCGAATAGTAGTAAACACTATTGCCCACGCAGACGTGAAATCCTGACTTGGTATTTTCGAAAGGGGTCAGATCTTTGATTTCCCCTTCTGTTCCTAGATAGAGATGATGCAGTTCATCGCCGCCCTTGTCCATTGCAAAAATGAAGCTTCCATCTTCGTAGACGTGAGACACCAATGCGTTTTCGGTGAGTGATGTTATCTGCCTGTGCTTTCCCTTCTCCTTATCTAGTTCAAAGATATTGTAGTTGCCCGTTTTGTCTGACGAGTAAAGAATTCTTTTGGAATCGGGAGATACCGCGAATGATGCAATGGTCTCATTCTCCATAAGATCTTCAATCGAGTACTTCTTCTCAGTCATCTAATTCCTCCTTGAATGTTCTACTGCCAAACAACAGCGAATTATCATAGGGCATGGTTCTGTATGGTCCAATGGTGTGTTAGGCTTCCTTATTGCAATCATATAACAAGTAGCCATCAGTTGGGCATATCGTTGACAGATGACCTTATTACTCTCAAATCTTGCAACTCGCATTTGAACTTTCCCGAGGAAAAGAAGATTTCTGACTCTAACGAAGAACGACGTTACTGGAATGTTAAAAATGGAGTCACCAAAGATCCTGGAAGCGATGTACGAATAGGAGTGATGATATGAGAGAAATTATCAGAAATAGAGGGCTGGCGCTTGCGGGACTTCTGCTAGAAATAGGGGTCCTTTTGATAGGTGCAGCAGTGATAATCCGTCCTGAAATTTTGGGATTCAGTTTTGGTTCTGGCTGGTCATTCACTGGAACGAAGTTCAACGAAGACTTCTCAGAGACAATCACCGAGAAAATAAACTCATTGGAAATCGACACCCTTAACGGAAAGGTCGAAGTAGTGGGCTGGGAAAGAGATTATGTTGAAATCAAGGTTGAACAGTCAATTAGGTTTCAAACGAAAATCTCAAAGAAGAGTATCTTGAAAAGACCAGACCGGTCATCAATGCAGTAGATGGTAAGCTTACGGTGATTGTTCCCAAACTATCTCAGACAAATGAATTTATGGGGCAGGCAACAACAATTTATCTGAGTGTCCCGTCGGAAACGGTGGAAGATATAATGGTGAATACTACCAACGGAGCAATCGTTTTCAAATCACTCAATGCCTCAATAAGAGGTAGAAGCAGCAATGGAGGTTTGGAGCTGATCTCCGTCTCGAAAAGCATAAAGCTTGAAACCTCTAATTCGCCCATTTTTGTCGAGGAATGTGCCGGGATCATGGAACTCAGATCCACCAACGGTGCGTTCGAAGCAAAGGGAATATCAGGAACCCTCATCGTAGAGACAAGCAATGCTCCGATAACAATCGAAAAGGGAACTATCAATGTTTCGGCAAATTCCACGAACGGAGCAATCATAATCACTGAGAGCTCACTTCTCGGTGATAGGAATTGTTTCGAAACCTCAAACGCGAAGATTGTCTGCGACGCGATCCTTCCAGATTTCGGAGTTCTTGAACTGCTATCCACAAATGGGAGTATCAGCATCGTTTTAGATGACTCGATCCGTGCAGAGATAAGCGCATCGACAACCAACGGAACCGTCAATTTGAAGGGTCTTACCGTAGGTGTAATCAGTTCGAGTTCAACTAGCTTGAGAGGTTCTCTGAACGGTGGCAATGGGCTCTCAATAAACATGAAAACCAGTAATTCAAACATTACTATCGACAAGCTCGATGCTGAAGATTCAATCTAGTAATAGAAAAGGGTGGATTTGAAGCATATTCCCATTTCCCGAACGCATTGTGTGGCGCGAATTTTCAATAGTCTTAAAATGGAAGCTAGACTGTCTTCTTTATAATCCAAGATTGAGATTTCAAGAAGAGTTCAAAATCACAGGTTGTAACGTTGAAAGAGTTTTGTTTGCTTGCCGCCTACACGATAAGGTCAGGATTTAAGGATATAGAGTGGGATTATCAGCCGAGTGTAGATGATGGATAGTTGGATGCAGAATGCTCTGTATGTCATTTGCAGAAAGAAGCGGAATCTGATTGACTACACTGATCACCCAAATCTCATTGAGCGACGCAAGGATCCCGAAAAAGCGCATAATTTCATCTCACTGATTTCCGATCTGGTCAGAACGGAGTGCGTAAATTGAAGAGGCGTGCTCATGTAAGAAGGGCTTGTGATCATGTTCAATATGCTATTTCGAGCAGTATATGGCGATGAATGACAAAAAAACCGGAGGTATTTTACCTCCGGTTCTGTTTTTGGCAAGTGATTCTAGTCAGAGACTGTCAGCGGGACGTTCTCTGCGAGCTCTACGAGATCTACTTCGAAGAGTCGGTCTCCGATGTACTTTATGCCCTTTATTCCAAGTTCTTTCGCCAAAGTTGCCGCTTCATCTCTGGATGTGAATGTGATTCTTCCTGCTGACTCAAATGGAACTATAGACCAGTTGTAGGAAGGCGAGGGGGTAATAGTACCCTTCTCGATTATGTAGTCAATTATTACGCTTCTGTTCTCAACTGTAGATGAAAGAACAATATCCGCGTCGACTAGATGATAACCGCCTCCACCTGCGCGGTAGTTGTTTGTGACAACGAGGAATTCCATATCGTCTTCGACTTCTTCACCCTCATAAGTGAGATTCACGATTCTTTGACCTTTGGGGTTTCGGACATCTATCTGGTAGTTGATTCCTTCAATTATATCGAAGTTATACGATGAGAAACGCGCCAGGAGGTTCTGATCCTCAGTACTGCTTGGATCAATCTGGTTGAAGTTTTCGGCGCACTTTTCCAGCCAGCCTTTTAGCTCTATGCCGTTTACTTTCACAACGTGCAGTGTGTTCGAGTATATATAGATGTCTGCGGCATTCATTATTTTGACGTCTCCAGCTTCAACACTGGTGTTGGTTCTGAATGGCGCCGCGGCTGAAAGCAGTGGCATTCCTTCAAATTCAGTTCCCCTGAAATACTCACTTGCATACCAGAGCTGTGCTTCGTTGACGAGCTGAGTGACTTCGTTATCGATTACTCTACTGAAGTATCCCTTGATAGGTACGGTTGTCGTCCCAACCGGGGCCATTACGTAATCAATGGTTGCTTCGTGCTGTTCCTTAACTGCTTCGACTATTTCAGTCGCAGATTCAATCTTTTCGTCAACATGCCATAGCTGTGGACAAGAAGAGAAGACCTCCCATTTTCCATCCTGATTAAGAAGATGAAAATGGATCAATCCTAGAGAACCTCCCCAGCTACCGGCCATAGTAACGGGGACTCCATCGATTGTGTCGGCGATTCTTCCGTGACTGTGACCCATGATAATTGCATCTATTCCTTCAACGTTTTCGAGTATTGCTTCTGCGTCTGAGCTTCCCTGGTGAAGGGAAACTATGACGAGGTCAACTCCCTCCTCCCGCAGTTCGGGGACGTACTTGGCAGCTGCTTCGACTATAGGTTCGGCATAGACTTTTCCTTCGAGGAGAACTCTGTCCCACATCATTATTTCCGGAGGAAGAAAGGCTATAACACCAATCCTAATTGGAATTCCATCGACTTCTCTTTCCAGTATCACATAAGGATCGTACCTGAGTTCTTCGGTGTCTGCGTTGTACAGATTTGCGGAAATCATTGGAAAATTCGCAGATGCAATCGCCAGGTCCAGATATTCAAGACCGAAATTGAATTCGTGGTTTCCAATTCCAACTACGTCATAATCCATGATATTCATGGCTTCGATTATCGAGGGAGTGTCTCCCATTTTGATTGGATCGATTCTTGCCTCACGCTCTGCGAGAACGCTTCCTTGAATAGTATCTCCCGTGTCGATCAAGACGGTGTTTCTGTACAGCTCCCTTGCCATCTTGATGAGAGTGAAAGTTTTGGCAGCGCCGTAATCACTCACTTCTTCTACAGTCAGGTAATCGTAAGGCATAACATAGCCATGAAGGTCCGTTGTTCCCATAATCACGAGTTCGTGAATCGAGGTCTTTCCGAATGCCATTGCGGGGATTAGCGTAGCGAGAATCAGGACGATTACAACTGCAGGAATTCTTCTCTTCCAGTTCAATAGCTCCACCTCCATTTA
The sequence above is drawn from the Mesotoga sp. UBA6090 genome and encodes:
- a CDS encoding S9 family peptidase produces the protein MTEKKYSIEDLMENETIASFAVSPDSKRILYSSDKTGNYNIFELDKEKGKHRQITSLTENALVSHVYEDGSFIFAMDKGGDELHHLYLGTEGEIKDLTPFENTKSGFHVCVGNSVYYYSNKIDRSRFDLYRFDKADLAGELVFENKDLYELGPISHDERFLALHKPETANNSNVYLHDLLSGETTLLSPHEGEANFIPLFFSKDSMKLYCISDIEGEFMTLWVTDIESKEREEILAFNWDIFPGRISEDGETAVLIVNRDGFSELHIIDTKDNSPKMSPVETGGVVYDQCFSKDSRFLYYLCDSATSSPNIFAIDLETKETEQLTDSMSEEVNSNDLSEAKVLRFISYDGLQVPGIFYPPRNVPPNEKAPAIVWVHGGPGGQSLPRYSPEIQFIANHGYAIYAVNNRGSSGYGKSFFKAADHKHGEADLDDCVAAAKYLATLDFIDEERIGINGGSYGGFMVLAALAFRPKEFKVGTDFFGVSNWVRTLKEVPAWWKAIKDLLYTKIGNPFEEEEYLKSISPLFHVEKIERPLLVLQGVNDPRVLKVESDEIVESLKRKDVPVEYVVFEDEGHGFKKKANRIRGANAMLAFLDKYLR
- a CDS encoding bifunctional 2',3'-cyclic-nucleotide 2'-phosphodiesterase/3'-nucleotidase yields the protein MNWKRRIPAVVIVLILATLIPAMAFGKTSIHELVIMGTTDLHGYVMPYDYLTVEEVSDYGAAKTFTLIKMARELYRNTVLIDTGDTIQGSVLAEREARIDPIKMGDTPSIIEAMNIMDYDVVGIGNHEFNFGLEYLDLAIASANFPMISANLYNADTEELRYDPYVILEREVDGIPIRIGVIAFLPPEIMMWDRVLLEGKVYAEPIVEAAAKYVPELREEGVDLVIVSLHQGSSDAEAILENVEGIDAIIMGHSHGRIADTIDGVPVTMAGSWGGSLGLIHFHLLNQDGKWEVFSSCPQLWHVDEKIESATEIVEAVKEQHEATIDYVMAPVGTTTVPIKGYFSRVIDNEVTQLVNEAQLWYASEYFRGTEFEGMPLLSAAAPFRTNTSVEAGDVKIMNAADIYIYSNTLHVVKVNGIELKGWLEKCAENFNQIDPSSTEDQNLLARFSSYNFDIIEGINYQIDVRNPKGQRIVNLTYEGEEVEDDMEFLVVTNNYRAGGGGYHLVDADIVLSSTVENRSVIIDYIIEKGTITPSPSYNWSIVPFESAGRITFTSRDEAATLAKELGIKGIKYIGDRLFEVDLVELAENVPLTVSD